The sequence CAACCGGGTGGGTTATTTCGCTGCATCGTTCCCGATCTGGAGACGTATGCCCGACAATATGTTGCCGAACTTGAATCGGGCGACCCCAGGGCCAGTCACCGGTTTTTATCACCCTGGGGTGAACGCGCCATGCTGGGCGTTGAGAGTCGTCCGCGCGGGGCGAAGGGCATTTTAACGGCTTTGTTGGGTAATTCGCACCATCTGTGGATGTGGGATCGCCATTCGTTAACCAACGAACTGCAAGCCGCTGGCTTTGTCAGTATCCGACCCTGTGCATTTAACGACTCAACCGATCCGATGTTTCGCTATGTAGAGGACCCTGACCGCTTTCAGTCGGCGGTTGTGCTTGAATGCACCAAACAACTAAAAAAGCCGTAAGCCGATCCACTATTTTCAGGGCGTTAATCAGCATCAGTAAAGAGACCAATTGCCAACAGTTGTTGCGACAGGTTGAAAGGATTGACGAAATCACTCCGTTCAGCAACAGTAGGCAATGCTTCTCAATTGCCTTTGGTAACCGTATTCTCTCGAAAAACGCTGATTTATGAACGTAGTCGTACGTGTGTTCGCCAGTCTTGTCCTGCTTATGATGTCTCTTCCTGTTGTTGCACAGCCAAACGCCAGTAAAGAGGAGTGGATTCCACTATTCAATGGTAAGGACCTGCGCGACTGGGACATCAAGATTGCCGGGCTTCCCCTGAATGATAATTACAAAAATACCTTCCGGGTCGAAAATGGGGTGCTTCGAATAGCCTACGATCAATACAAAACGTTCGATGGGAAATATGGGCACATGTATTACAAAACGCCCTTTTCATACTACATCGTCCGGTTTACATACCGTTTCGTTGGCAACCAGACACCCGGCGGAGATTCGTGGAATGTTCGCAATAGCGGAGTTATGGTGCATTCGCAGTCGGCTTCGAGCTTATCGCTGGGGCAGACGTTTCCCGTATCGC comes from Spirosoma aureum and encodes:
- a CDS encoding class I SAM-dependent methyltransferase; this encodes MSQKGLYVQYGCGLSAPTEWINFDTSPTLRIQKIPLLGRLLKNQLPCTFPANVRIGNIITGLPVPANSCLGVYSSHILEHLCLNDFRKALENTYTILQPGGLFRCIVPDLETYARQYVAELESGDPRASHRFLSPWGERAMLGVESRPRGAKGILTALLGNSHHLWMWDRHSLTNELQAAGFVSIRPCAFNDSTDPMFRYVEDPDRFQSAVVLECTKQLKKP